GGCTGTGCTCTGGTGGATATCCTGCTGGACGACGGACGTGTTGCAGCCGTGCTGCCAGCGGCAAGCGGGGTGACCGGCGGTGGCATCGATCTGGAAGGCCGCCATCTCTGGCCGTTGATGATCGACATGCATGTCCATCTCGACAAGGGCCATACGATCAGCCGGGCACCAGCCTCCGATGGCACGCATCCCAGCGCTCGTGCGGCGACGACAGCTGACCGGCAGGCCCATTGGCGTCACGACGATCTGGTCCGGCGGATGGAATTCGGTCTTGCCTGCGCGGATGCGCACGGCGTTGCCGCGCTCCGCACCCATCTCGATAGCCATGCGGGGCAGGCGGAAACCACCTGGGCGGCATTTGATGAGGTGCAGGCCCGTTGGTCGGGGCGCATTGCGTTGCAGGCGGTCGGCCTCGTGCCGCTGGATGCCTATCGCACCGACCATGGGAAGCAGCTTGCCGACCTGATCGCGCGTCAGGGCGGGCTATTGGGCGGGGTAACGCGCGCCTCGGGTGGCACTCATGGTATCGGGAAAAATGGCACCGGGCTTGATGATATCGATGCCTTGCTCGACAGCCTTTTTCTGCTGGCCCGCGAGCGTGATCTCGATATCGACCTGCATGTGGATGAAGCTGAAAAGGCCGATGCCTTGCCGCATGTGGCCCGCGCTGCCATCCGCCACGGCTATGAGGGTCGCGTTACCTGCGGCCATTGCTGTTCGCTGGCTTTGTTCAGCGAGACGGAAATCCGCG
This portion of the Allorhizobium ampelinum S4 genome encodes:
- a CDS encoding cytosine deaminase yields the protein MIDSSVRTLARTSFTGHGRIVIRQARVPTVCLADGVPPDSALDRDGCALVDILLDDGRVAAVLPAASGVTGGGIDLEGRHLWPLMIDMHVHLDKGHTISRAPASDGTHPSARAATTADRQAHWRHDDLVRRMEFGLACADAHGVAALRTHLDSHAGQAETTWAAFDEVQARWSGRIALQAVGLVPLDAYRTDHGKQLADLIARQGGLLGGVTRASGGTHGIGKNGTGLDDIDALLDSLFLLARERDLDIDLHVDEAEKADALPHVARAAIRHGYEGRVTCGHCCSLALFSETEIRERIALLADAGLSIVTLPTVNMYLQGRAQGITPRWRGVTPVKELRAAGIRVAVAGDNCRDPFFAYGDHDMVDTWRQSVRILHLDHPYDDAVALATTQPAAMTGFSTGTIGAGRPADLMIFEAWSMDQVIARPQTDRVIVRAGRVSEAVLPSYREIELPFLTPSPSS